One genomic window of Branchiostoma floridae strain S238N-H82 chromosome 4, Bfl_VNyyK, whole genome shotgun sequence includes the following:
- the LOC118412993 gene encoding fibropellin-1-like → MKLFGPESLRIPAPWHCPAQKELVAPKSQERSPLQLSTAQPPSHCDLCVLLNSSNSFQAEPASCTEQHNYVCQSDIKSCEPNVCQNGGNCTSCFGGSSTFCDCPDGFDGKFCEMNIDECASNPCQNGGTCHDDVNSYRCSCLPGYTGDNCESDIDLCALVTCPFDWTCQDLGTHTTCAIMQTTWAGSTRMMEPYQCSSASCPEGLYCKEEGPASFSCRAG, encoded by the exons ATGAAGCTCTTCGGTCCAGAGTCCTTGCGAATTCCTGCCCCGTGGCACTGCCCTGCCCAGAAGGAGCTGGTTGCCCCGAAAAGCCAGGAGCGGA GTCCTCTGCAGTTGTCCACTGCCCAGCCTCCCTCCCACTGTGACCTGTGTGTTCTCCTGAACAGCTCCAACAGCTTCCAGGCGGAGCCGGCGTCATGCACGGAACAGCACAACTACGTCTGCCAGTCGG ATATCAAATCTTGTGAGCCGAACGTGTGTCAGAACGGCGGAAACTGCACCTCCTGTTTCGGCGGCTCCAGCACCTTCTGCGACTGTCCTGATGGGTTCGATGGAAAGTTTTGTGAAATGA acattgacgagtgtgccTCCAATCCGTGTCAAAACGGAGGAACCTGCCACGATGACGTCAACTCTTACCGATGCAGCTGCCTGCCTGGTTACACCGGTGACAACTGTGAATCAG aCATAGACTTGTGCGCTCTTGTGACCTGCCCGTTTGACTGGACCTGCCAGGATCTCGGCACTCACACCACTTGCGCAATTATGCAAACCACGTGGG CCGGGAGCACCAGGATGATGGAACCCTACcagtgcagcagcgcctcctgtccGGAAGGACTGTACTGCAAGGAGGAGGGTCCGGCATCTTTCTCCTGCAGAGCCgggtaa
- the LOC118412995 gene encoding fibropellin-1-like — MTVMLLARKIVLKYVKSCEPNVCQNGGNCTSCFNGSSTFCDCPEGFEGKFCEINIDECASNPCQNGGTCHDDVNSYRCRCQPGYVGDNCETDVDWCALVTCPFDWTCQDDGTHFTCLAPFVRTEETHPCSGASCPDGMYCNEDGTSFSCWAN, encoded by the exons ATGACGGTGATGCTGTTGGCAAGAAAGATTGTCTTGAAAT ATGTAAAATCGTGTGAGCCAAACGTGTGTCAGAACGGCGGAAACTGCACCTCCTGCTTTAACGGCTCCAGCACCTTCTGTGACTGTCCTGAGGGGTTCGAGGGAAAATTCTGCGAAATCA ACATTGACGAATGTGCCTCCAATCCTTGTCAAAACGGAGGAACCTGCCATGATGACGTCAACTCTTACCGGTGCCGCTGTCAGCCTGGTTACGTCGGTgacaactgtgaaacag aCGTGGACTGGTGTGCTCTTGTGACCTGTCCATTTGACTGGACCTGCCAGGATGACGGCACCCACTTCACATGTCTTG CGCCATTTGTTCGCACGGAGGAAACCCACCCTTGCAGCGGCGCCTCCTGTCCAGACGGCATGTACTGCAATGAGGACGGTACCTCGTTCTCGTGCTGGGCTAACTAA
- the LOC118413869 gene encoding fibropellin-1-like isoform X2: MWSLLLLLVTVTSLPASSQGKCCGDILREATEQVDQSSGYRVPDGWTLCYIDARDAAYHDTPCVNLLQGIPGYGDAQGLLAAGGNFGCWHGNTGGSPGPAFASNSVIENSCRANTQHSTLLSAWATSTTTLGVCINGITCDDDECISAPCQNGATCQDGLDSFTCLCAPGYNGTLCETDIDECASSPCLGGGTCVDHVNSYSCVCPKGHVGDRCETVAYADGCLLFSSDAVSYPEASQECQNRGGHLVDVKDVGLQRLIADSIPTGSDVSPWIGLKMSPGIMTYADGSSASGDLQWSSGGPAASCELCAFLDSTDGYLAQTGSCSERKQYVCRSDPEPCAHAQDICFNNGACTTCFNGSYTYCTCPLGYEGVLCNMDIDECASNPCQNGATCLHGHNNYYCHCSFGYEGHNCQGDIDLCAEVSCPFDWKCEDQGDHFICLAGTTRMAEPYSCSSASCPNGLYCKEEGPASFSCRAG; encoded by the exons ATGTGGAGTCTTCTGCTCTTGCTTGTTACTGTCACCAGTCTGCCGGCCTCATCGCAAG GAAAATGCTGTGGTGACATCCTGCGGGAGGCGACGGAACAAGTGGACCAGTCCAGCGGCTACAGAGTCCCCGACGGCTGGACCCTGTGCTACATCGACGCGAGAGACGCCGCGTACCACGACACTCCGTGTGTAAACCTGCTGCAG GGGATCCCGGGGTACGGGGACGCTCAAGGCCTCCTGGCAGCCGGCGGGAACTTCGGCTGCTGGCATGGCAACACCGGCGGTTCCCCTGGACCTGCCTTTGCATCCAATAGCGTGATTGAGAACAGCTGCCGAGCCAACACCCAACACTCGACCCTGCTGTCGGCCTGGGCCACGAGTACAACAACACTGGGGGTCTGTATAAATGGCATCACCTGTG ATGACGACGAGTGCATCAGCGCCCCCTGTCAGAATGGAGCTACATGCCAGGACGGGTTGGACAGCTTCACCTGTCTGTGTGCACCCGGATATAACGGAACTCTCTGTGAAACAG ATATCGACGAGTGTGCGAGCAGTCCGTGTTTAGGAGGAGGAACATGCGTGGATCACGTGAACAGCTACAGCTGTGTCTGTCCTAAAGGTCACGTGGGAGACAGGTGTGAAACAG TTGCGTACGCGGACGGGTGCCTGCTGTTCTCCTCCGATGCCGTCTCCTACCCCGAAGCGAGCCAGGAGTGCCAGAACAGGGGAGGGCACCTGGTGGATGTGAAGGATGTCGGGCTGCAGCGTCTCATCGCTGATAGCATCCCTACCGGAAGTGACGTGTCTCCATGGATCGGTCTTAAGATGTCGCCAGGAATAATGACGTATGCCGACGGGTCAAGTGCCTCAG GTGACCTGCAGTGGTCCTCCGGTGGCCCCGCCGCCTCCTGTGAGTTGTGTGCGTTCCTGGACAGCACGGACGGCTACCTGGCGCAAACTGGCTCCTGTTCGGAACGAAAACAGTACGTGTGCAGGTCGG ACCCAGAGCCATGTGCGCATGCTCAGGACATCTGCTTTAACAACGGCGCATGCACGACCTGCTTCAACGGCTCTTACACCTACTGCACCTGCCCCCTCGGGTATGAGGGAGTCCTCTGCAATATGG atattgacgagtgcgcCTCCAATCCTTGTCAAAACGGCGCCACCTGTCTCCATGGCCACAACAACTATTACTGCCATTGCTCATTTGGATACGAAGGACATAACTGCCAAGGAG ACATAGACCTGTGTGCAGAAGTTTCCTGTCCGTTTGATTGGAAGTGTGAGGACCAAGGCGACCATTTCATCTGCCTGG CCGGGACCACCAGGATGGCTGAACCCTACTCgtgcagcagcgcctcctgcCCGAACGGCCTGTACTGCAAGGAGGAGGGGCCGGCATCTTTCTCCTGCAGAGCCGGGTAG
- the LOC118413869 gene encoding fibropellin-1-like isoform X1, translating into MWSLLLLLVTVTSLPASSQGKCCGDILREATEQVDQSSGYRVPDGWTLCYIDARDAAYHDTPCVNLLQGIPGYGDAQGLLAAGGNFGCWHGNTGGSPGPAFASNSVIENSCRANTQHSTLLSAWATSTTTLGVCINGITCDDDECISAPCQNGATCQDGLDSFTCLCAPGYNGTLCETEIDECSSSPCQNGATCQDGVNSFTCQCAPGYAGTLCETDIDECASSPCLGGGTCVDHVNSYSCVCPKGHVGDRCETVAYADGCLLFSSDAVSYPEASQECQNRGGHLVDVKDVGLQRLIADSIPTGSDVSPWIGLKMSPGIMTYADGSSASGDLQWSSGGPAASCELCAFLDSTDGYLAQTGSCSERKQYVCRSDPEPCAHAQDICFNNGACTTCFNGSYTYCTCPLGYEGVLCNMDIDECASNPCQNGATCLHGHNNYYCHCSFGYEGHNCQGDIDLCAEVSCPFDWKCEDQGDHFICLAGTTRMAEPYSCSSASCPNGLYCKEEGPASFSCRAG; encoded by the exons ATGTGGAGTCTTCTGCTCTTGCTTGTTACTGTCACCAGTCTGCCGGCCTCATCGCAAG GAAAATGCTGTGGTGACATCCTGCGGGAGGCGACGGAACAAGTGGACCAGTCCAGCGGCTACAGAGTCCCCGACGGCTGGACCCTGTGCTACATCGACGCGAGAGACGCCGCGTACCACGACACTCCGTGTGTAAACCTGCTGCAG GGGATCCCGGGGTACGGGGACGCTCAAGGCCTCCTGGCAGCCGGCGGGAACTTCGGCTGCTGGCATGGCAACACCGGCGGTTCCCCTGGACCTGCCTTTGCATCCAATAGCGTGATTGAGAACAGCTGCCGAGCCAACACCCAACACTCGACCCTGCTGTCGGCCTGGGCCACGAGTACAACAACACTGGGGGTCTGTATAAATGGCATCACCTGTG ATGACGACGAGTGCATCAGCGCCCCCTGTCAGAATGGAGCTACATGCCAGGACGGGTTGGACAGCTTCACCTGTCTGTGTGCACCCGGATATAACGGAACTCTCTGTGAAACAG AGATTGACGAGTGCAGCAGCTCCCCCTGTCAGAATGGCGCCACATGCCAGGACGGAGTGAACAGCTTCACCTGTCAGTGTGCACCTGGTTACGCCGGAACTCTCTGTGAAACGG ATATCGACGAGTGTGCGAGCAGTCCGTGTTTAGGAGGAGGAACATGCGTGGATCACGTGAACAGCTACAGCTGTGTCTGTCCTAAAGGTCACGTGGGAGACAGGTGTGAAACAG TTGCGTACGCGGACGGGTGCCTGCTGTTCTCCTCCGATGCCGTCTCCTACCCCGAAGCGAGCCAGGAGTGCCAGAACAGGGGAGGGCACCTGGTGGATGTGAAGGATGTCGGGCTGCAGCGTCTCATCGCTGATAGCATCCCTACCGGAAGTGACGTGTCTCCATGGATCGGTCTTAAGATGTCGCCAGGAATAATGACGTATGCCGACGGGTCAAGTGCCTCAG GTGACCTGCAGTGGTCCTCCGGTGGCCCCGCCGCCTCCTGTGAGTTGTGTGCGTTCCTGGACAGCACGGACGGCTACCTGGCGCAAACTGGCTCCTGTTCGGAACGAAAACAGTACGTGTGCAGGTCGG ACCCAGAGCCATGTGCGCATGCTCAGGACATCTGCTTTAACAACGGCGCATGCACGACCTGCTTCAACGGCTCTTACACCTACTGCACCTGCCCCCTCGGGTATGAGGGAGTCCTCTGCAATATGG atattgacgagtgcgcCTCCAATCCTTGTCAAAACGGCGCCACCTGTCTCCATGGCCACAACAACTATTACTGCCATTGCTCATTTGGATACGAAGGACATAACTGCCAAGGAG ACATAGACCTGTGTGCAGAAGTTTCCTGTCCGTTTGATTGGAAGTGTGAGGACCAAGGCGACCATTTCATCTGCCTGG CCGGGACCACCAGGATGGCTGAACCCTACTCgtgcagcagcgcctcctgcCCGAACGGCCTGTACTGCAAGGAGGAGGGGCCGGCATCTTTCTCCTGCAGAGCCGGGTAG
- the LOC118412994 gene encoding fibropellin-1-like, which yields MYALCADIDECNSAPCQNGAICQDGVNSFTCQCASGYYGTLCEDIDECISAPCQNGATCQDGVNSFTCQCAPGYTGTLCKDIDDCASSPCAHGTCTDGVGSYTCSCEDGWEGTDCDQSEKLCLHILCHN from the exons ATGTACGCCCTGTGTGCAG ATATCGACGAGTGTAACAGCGCCCCCTGTCAGAATGGAGCCATATGCCAAGACGGAGTGAACAGCTTCACCTGCCAGTGTGCATCTGGTTATTACGGAACTCTTTGTGAAG ATATCGACGAGTGCATCAGCGCCCCCTGTCAGAATGGAGCTACATGTCAGGACGGAGTGAACAGCTTCACCTGTCAGTGCGCACCTGGTTATACTGGAACACTCTGCAAAG ACATAGATGACTGTGCGTCCTCCCCATGTGCCCATGGAACCTGTACGGATGGCGTGGGGAGTTACACTTGTAGCTGTGAGGACGGATGGGAAGGGACAGACTGTGACCAGAGTGAGAAACTATGCCTTCATATTCTATGTCACAATTGA
- the LOC118412992 gene encoding delta-like protein 1, whose amino-acid sequence MCQNIDDCASSPCAHGTCTDGVGSYTCSCENGWEGTDCDQNMDDCASNPCWFGGTCVDGVRDFSCVCPKGFEGEKCEIALFSGQCYQFSSDALSHPEAQQACSTNSGHLADVKDVHQHIFLTDGMTTTTGASNWLGMKLEPVYSLKNSDGSAAQDSAKYRPDPLEISA is encoded by the exons ATGTGCCAAA ACATAGATGACTGTGCGTCCTCTCCTTGTGCCCATGGAACCTGTACGGACGGGGTGGGGAGTTACACCTGTAGCTGTGAGAACGGCTGGGAAGGAACTGACTGTGACCAGA ATATGGACGACTGTGCCAGCAATCCTTGTTGGTTCGGAGGAACTTGTGTAGATGGTGTCAGGGACTTCAGCTGTGTCTGTCCGAAAGGGTTTGAGGGGGAAAAGTGTGAAATCG CTTTGTTTTCCGGACAGTGCTACCAGTTCTCGTCAGACGCCCTCTCCCACCCCGAGGCCCAGCAGGCCTGCAGTACCAACAGCGGCCACCTGGCGGACGTGAAGGATGTACATCAGCACATCTTCCTCACCGACGGCATGACGACCACCACTGGGGCGTCCAACTGGCTCGGGATGAAACTGGAACCAGTGTACAGTCTCAAAAACAGCGATGGCTCGGCTGCTCAAG ACTCTGCAAAGTACCGGCCAGATCCGTTGGAAATCTCTGCATGA